GCGTGTCCCAGGGCGCTCGCGCTACACTAGAAAGCTCATGCGGATGCAGAAGCTCCTATCCATGCTTTTCTTGCTAGTGGCTTGGTCAGGTCTGGCGCCGGCGGCGGACTGCATGAACGGGCGCGGTGACTTCCAAAAGCCGCTGTGGGACGGTTACACCCTGCAGATCGGACCGGCGCAGGGCGACCACAAGAACGAGTGCTTCGCGGCGGTGATCGCGCCTGATGGCAAGACAGTGTTCAACGTCTTCGGGATGGATGCCACCATGCTGCGGGTCACCGGGCGCGACGTGAACGGGGACGGCAAGCCCGACGTGGTGTTGCTGACGCACGCCTCGTCATCTCCGGAGAATGTCTACTCCATCGTGGGAACGGCGGAGCCGGCAGGGCTGATCCGGCAGATCGCCACTTCCGCCGAGCTGAGCTTCGAAGAGCGGAGCGAGGGACACACCGAGATTGTGACCCGCGATACCTCGTTCCGTGACTTGGAGGGCCTTCCGGGAGACCAGACTCCCGCACCCATGCTATTCCTGCGGCTGAAGGGCAAGGAGATCTACAACGTCAGCCAGGTCTACTGGCCGGAATATGAGCTCGCCATCAAGGAAGCCAGGGCGAAATTGTCGAAGAACGACATGGGGCTCCTGAAAACCGATGAGTTCGCCCAAAAGGGCCACAAGGACAAAGACCTGAGCCCGCAGGAGATCGCCCACATCCAGGACGTGAAGAGCGTGGTGCTGGAGATCGTGCTCGATTACATCTACGGCGGCAAGGGAGAGGAAGGGTGGAAACTGCTGACGGAGTTCTGGGCGTACAGCGACCGGCAGCGGATCCGGCAGGAGCTTCTGCGGCGGCGGATGGCCGGCGTCCTGCGCGACATCAACCGGCCGGCTTCCGCGCCCGCACCGTCCACCTCCAGGTAGCCGCCGAGGTGGAAGCATCCCGCCGACGGCAGTGAGCTTCCATTTGACTTGGGGGGCTATAATGTCCCCCGCAGTTTCCGACCCGTGTGGCCTGTCGGGATACCGTGGCCAGCCGGGCGAACCAGAGGAAGATGCTGGTGAGGGTAGAGGGGGAAACGCCTCTGCCTCCCGTTTGGAAAGGAAACGACCCGCCGTGTGGACGCTCCTCCGCGCGTCCTGCTTCTCGTCGAATCCTTTTCCAGGCTGGGCAATCTGAGAGAGATAAGGTCCACTTCTTGGCCACTGTCACCAATCCGGTGCCGGAGCAGGCGAGACCGCTGTTCCCGCGGCTGATGGACAAGCACGGACGGGCGATCACCGACCTGCGCATCTCCATCACCGACCGCTGCAATTACAAGTGCGTGTACTGCCGCACCGGGAACCAGGGGGCCATCTACGCCGAGCTGCCGCTGGCCGAATACCTGAGGATGGCGCGGGTGTTCGCCGGATTGGGGATCGAGAAGGTGCGCATCACGGGGGGCGAGCCCCTGCTGCGGCATGACGTGGTGGAGTTCGTAGGCCAGCTTTCCCGCGTGCGCACCCTCGAGGGCGAACCTCTGGACCTGGCCATCACGACCAACGGCCACCTGTTGGCCGAGCTGGCGCAACCACTCAAGCAGGCGGGCCTGCGGCGGGTGACGGTAAGCATGGACGCGGTGGACGCGCAGCGGTTCTCCCGGATCACCCGCGTGCCCAACGGTTTCGAGGCGGTGCAGGCGGGGATCCGCGCGGCCAAGCGGGCCGGGCTCGACCCGGTGAAGATCAACTGCGTGCTGCTGCGCGGCTTCAATGACGACCAGATCGTCGAATTCGCCCGCTTCGCGCGCGAAGAGTCGGTGGTGGTGCGGTTCATCGAGTTCATGCCCCTGGAAGAAGACCGGGTGTGGTCGCCGGAGATCGTGGTGACACTCGATGAGATCGTGAAGGCCATCTCCGCCTGGAAGCCGCTGGTGGAGCTGCCGCACGCACCGAGCGAGACCGCGCGGCGCTACACCTTCGCGGACGGCATCGGCGAGATCGGCATCATCGCCCCGGTGTCGCACCCCTTCTGCGGGCATTGCAGCCGGGTGCGGGTGACCTCCGACGGCAAGATCCGCACCTGCCTGTTCTCGGTCTTCGACCACGACCTGGCGGGGGTGATGCGCCGCAGCTCCGACCAGCAGATGGCGGAATACATCCGGGGCGTGATCAACAAGAAGGAAGCCCGGCACCACATCGGGGAGCCGGGATTCCAGGCTCCGTCGCGGACCATGGTGCACATCGGCGGCTAAAGCCCAGCTTTCCCAGGTCACAGTTGCATGTGACCGGCCGCG
The window above is part of the Terriglobales bacterium genome. Proteins encoded here:
- the moaA gene encoding GTP 3',8-cyclase MoaA, which encodes MATVTNPVPEQARPLFPRLMDKHGRAITDLRISITDRCNYKCVYCRTGNQGAIYAELPLAEYLRMARVFAGLGIEKVRITGGEPLLRHDVVEFVGQLSRVRTLEGEPLDLAITTNGHLLAELAQPLKQAGLRRVTVSMDAVDAQRFSRITRVPNGFEAVQAGIRAAKRAGLDPVKINCVLLRGFNDDQIVEFARFAREESVVVRFIEFMPLEEDRVWSPEIVVTLDEIVKAISAWKPLVELPHAPSETARRYTFADGIGEIGIIAPVSHPFCGHCSRVRVTSDGKIRTCLFSVFDHDLAGVMRRSSDQQMAEYIRGVINKKEARHHIGEPGFQAPSRTMVHIGG